A portion of the Streptomyces sp. YPW6 genome contains these proteins:
- a CDS encoding NADP-dependent oxidoreductase — translation MSAALPASSREWHLVARPHGWPKAEDFALREAAVAAPAEGRILVRNHYFSVDPYMRGRMNDVKSYTPPFKLDHPMDGGAVGEVIASNAEGFAVGDHVLHGLGWREIADLPARHAVKVDAGIAPLSAYLGVLGMPGLTAYAGLFEVASFKEGDAVFVSGAAGAVGSQVGQMAKLRGASRVIGSAGSDEKVKLLVEEYGFDAAFNYRNGPVRDQLKAAAPDGIDVYFDNVGGEHLEAAITSLNLHGRATLCGMIAQYNATEPTPGPNNMAMIIGKRLRLQGILVSDHSDLQPQFVQEVAGWLASGELKYQETEVEGIEKGYDAFVGLLRGENTGKMIVSLV, via the coding sequence ATGTCTGCAGCACTTCCCGCGTCCAGCCGTGAATGGCACCTCGTCGCCCGCCCGCACGGCTGGCCCAAGGCCGAGGACTTCGCGCTGCGTGAGGCCGCGGTGGCCGCTCCGGCCGAAGGCCGCATCCTCGTCCGCAACCACTACTTCTCCGTCGACCCGTACATGCGCGGCCGGATGAACGACGTGAAGTCCTACACCCCGCCCTTCAAGCTCGACCACCCCATGGACGGCGGCGCGGTCGGCGAGGTCATCGCCTCGAACGCGGAGGGCTTCGCCGTCGGCGACCACGTCCTGCACGGTCTCGGCTGGCGCGAGATCGCCGACCTGCCCGCCCGGCACGCGGTGAAGGTCGACGCGGGCATCGCCCCGCTCTCCGCCTACCTCGGCGTGCTCGGCATGCCCGGACTCACCGCCTACGCGGGCCTGTTCGAGGTCGCCTCCTTCAAGGAGGGCGACGCGGTCTTCGTCTCCGGCGCGGCGGGTGCCGTCGGCAGCCAGGTCGGCCAGATGGCGAAGCTCAGGGGCGCCTCCCGGGTCATCGGCTCCGCGGGCTCCGACGAGAAGGTCAAGCTCCTCGTCGAGGAGTACGGCTTCGACGCCGCCTTCAACTACAGGAACGGGCCGGTCCGCGACCAGCTCAAGGCGGCCGCCCCCGACGGCATCGACGTCTACTTCGACAACGTCGGCGGCGAGCACCTCGAAGCCGCCATCACCTCGCTCAACCTGCACGGCCGCGCCACCCTCTGCGGCATGATCGCCCAGTACAACGCCACCGAGCCGACGCCCGGCCCGAACAACATGGCGATGATCATCGGCAAGCGGCTGCGCCTCCAGGGCATCCTCGTGAGCGACCACTCCGACCTCCAGCCGCAGTTCGTCCAGGAGGTCGCCGGCTGGCTGGCCTCGGGCGAGCTGAAGTACCAGGAGACCGAGGTCGAGGGCATCGAGAAGGGGTACGACGCCTTCGTCGGTCTGCTGCGCGGCGAGAACACCGGCAAGATGATCGTCTCCCTGGTCTGA
- a CDS encoding EI24 domain-containing protein codes for MSDLGAGFGYVMKGQRWVAQHGRWFGFGLLPGLVTLVVYAGALIGLGYGADDLVGWATPFADDWSSPWQGLLRTGLTALVFVLGLFLAVITFTAVTLLVGQPFYESLSEEVERGEGGEVPESGLPLWRELWISARDSVRILLRVALYGIILFACGFIPVAGQTVVPVIGFCVSGFFLAEELTAVALQRRGLVLKDRLVLLRGRRMLALGFGVPLVLSFLVPLVAVFLMPGAVAGATLLARDLADPAPDARPGPGAADGGAAPAPRTRSV; via the coding sequence ATGAGCGATCTCGGGGCGGGTTTCGGCTACGTGATGAAGGGGCAGCGCTGGGTTGCCCAGCACGGACGATGGTTCGGCTTCGGGCTGCTGCCCGGACTCGTCACCCTCGTCGTCTACGCCGGAGCGCTGATCGGACTGGGCTACGGGGCCGACGACCTCGTCGGCTGGGCGACCCCGTTCGCCGACGACTGGTCCTCGCCCTGGCAGGGGCTGCTGCGCACCGGACTGACCGCGCTCGTCTTCGTCCTCGGCCTGTTCCTCGCGGTCATCACGTTCACCGCCGTGACCCTCCTGGTCGGCCAGCCCTTCTACGAGTCGCTCTCCGAGGAGGTCGAGCGCGGCGAGGGCGGCGAGGTCCCCGAGTCCGGACTGCCGCTCTGGCGGGAGCTGTGGATCTCCGCCCGCGACTCCGTACGCATCCTGCTGCGCGTCGCCCTGTACGGGATCATCCTCTTCGCCTGCGGTTTCATCCCCGTCGCCGGGCAGACCGTGGTCCCCGTGATCGGCTTCTGCGTCTCCGGCTTCTTCCTGGCCGAGGAGCTGACCGCCGTCGCCCTCCAGCGCCGGGGCCTGGTCCTCAAGGACCGCCTCGTCCTGCTCCGCGGCCGCCGGATGCTGGCGCTCGGCTTCGGTGTCCCGCTGGTCCTGTCCTTCCTGGTCCCGCTCGTCGCGGTGTTCCTGATGCCGGGAGCCGTCGCCGGGGCCACCCTGCTCGCCCGCGACCTGGCCGACCCGGCCCCGGACGCGCGGCCCGGTCCCGGCGCCGCCGACGGCGGCGCCGCTCCGGCGCCCCGGACCCGGTCCGTGTGA
- a CDS encoding ThuA domain-containing protein has translation MRRSRTRRLACAAALALGAAFLGPGVPSAAAADPYQVLVFSKTAGFRHDSIPAGIAALQQLGVEHDFTVTATEDATAFTTRNLAEYEAVVFLSTTGDVLDDTQQSALKGYVDGGGGFVGVHAAADTEYDWPEYEDLVGAWFRSHPAIQEARLTTEDHDHPATAHLDDTWTRTDEWYNYRSNPRDSVRVLQSLDESSYSGGEMGGDHPITWCHEEQEGRSFYTGLGHTAESFADPDFRRLLLGGVQYAAGAVEADCSPGDPGPDPGGDSAEAEAYTSSSGVQTAAHGPASGGATLGYIDDGDWAGYSSLDTAGATAFTATVSSAGAGGTIEIRSGSATGPLLGSVDVAPTGGWETFTEVTTTLSAGTGPLFLRFTGGAGALFDVDRFTLTRAPATEDEGSSNVHLFYYPWYGTPEGPGGGWRHWQQGGHTPPDSIGADLYPKLGPYDSGDIAGAVDQHMVWVKRSGAGVIVYSWWGQGGYEDGLAADVLDAAARHGIEVAWHIEPYSGRTAASVVDDIGHLEERFGDHPAFFRDPAHGDRNAYYVFESLRIQDWSALEAVKDTAIVLAQTTDTSKVDHFGGIYTYDGIAGATAPGWKNAGDYARANGLVWAPSVAPGYIDDRAVPGNTTPTLGREDGASYDLEWSNALDPAISGEPAWVSVTSFNEWHEGSSIEPATSTPPPGHGYETFEGAYGTRGEASETAYLDRTAYWADRFEQQLRQRG, from the coding sequence ATGAGACGGTCCCGTACCCGACGGCTCGCCTGCGCCGCCGCCCTCGCCCTCGGGGCCGCCTTCCTGGGCCCCGGTGTGCCGAGTGCGGCAGCCGCCGACCCCTACCAGGTCCTCGTCTTCTCCAAGACCGCCGGATTCCGCCACGACTCCATCCCGGCGGGCATCGCCGCCCTCCAACAGCTAGGCGTGGAGCATGACTTCACCGTCACCGCCACCGAGGACGCGACCGCCTTCACCACGCGGAACCTCGCCGAGTACGAGGCCGTCGTCTTCCTCTCCACCACCGGCGACGTCCTGGACGACACCCAGCAGAGCGCCCTGAAGGGGTACGTCGACGGGGGCGGCGGATTCGTCGGCGTCCACGCGGCGGCCGACACCGAGTACGACTGGCCGGAGTACGAGGACCTGGTCGGGGCGTGGTTCCGGAGCCATCCGGCGATCCAGGAGGCCCGCCTCACCACCGAGGACCACGACCACCCGGCGACCGCGCACCTGGACGACACCTGGACGCGGACCGACGAGTGGTACAACTACCGCTCCAACCCCCGCGACAGCGTCCGCGTCCTGCAGTCCCTGGACGAATCCAGCTACAGCGGCGGCGAGATGGGCGGCGACCACCCCATCACCTGGTGCCACGAAGAGCAGGAGGGCCGCTCCTTCTACACCGGACTCGGCCACACCGCCGAGTCCTTCGCCGACCCGGACTTCCGCCGGCTCCTGCTCGGCGGCGTCCAGTACGCGGCCGGAGCCGTCGAAGCCGACTGCTCCCCGGGTGACCCAGGACCGGACCCGGGCGGCGACAGCGCGGAGGCGGAGGCGTACACCTCCTCCTCCGGCGTCCAGACCGCCGCGCACGGACCCGCGAGCGGCGGAGCCACCCTCGGCTACATCGACGACGGCGACTGGGCGGGCTACTCCTCCCTCGACACCGCCGGGGCCACCGCCTTCACCGCCACCGTCTCGTCGGCCGGCGCGGGCGGCACGATCGAGATCCGCTCCGGCTCCGCCACCGGACCGCTCCTCGGCTCCGTGGACGTCGCCCCGACCGGCGGCTGGGAGACCTTCACCGAGGTCACCACCACGCTGAGCGCCGGAACGGGCCCGCTCTTCCTGCGGTTCACCGGGGGAGCGGGCGCCCTGTTCGACGTCGACCGCTTCACCCTGACCCGCGCCCCGGCCACCGAGGACGAGGGCTCGTCCAACGTGCACCTCTTCTACTACCCCTGGTACGGGACGCCCGAGGGTCCGGGAGGCGGCTGGCGGCACTGGCAGCAGGGCGGCCACACCCCGCCCGACTCCATCGGCGCCGACCTCTACCCGAAGCTCGGCCCGTACGACTCCGGGGACATCGCCGGAGCGGTCGACCAGCACATGGTGTGGGTCAAACGGTCCGGCGCGGGCGTCATCGTCTACAGCTGGTGGGGACAAGGGGGGTACGAGGACGGCCTCGCCGCTGACGTGCTGGACGCCGCCGCCCGCCACGGCATCGAGGTCGCCTGGCACATCGAGCCGTACAGCGGCCGCACCGCCGCGTCCGTCGTCGACGACATCGGACATCTGGAGGAGAGGTTCGGCGACCATCCCGCGTTCTTCCGGGACCCGGCACACGGCGACCGCAACGCCTACTACGTCTTCGAGAGCCTGAGGATCCAGGACTGGTCGGCACTGGAGGCGGTCAAGGACACCGCCATCGTCCTCGCCCAGACCACCGACACCAGCAAGGTCGACCACTTCGGGGGGATCTACACCTACGACGGCATCGCCGGAGCCACCGCCCCCGGCTGGAAGAACGCGGGCGACTACGCCCGGGCCAACGGCCTCGTCTGGGCCCCCTCGGTCGCCCCCGGCTACATCGACGACCGGGCCGTGCCCGGCAACACCACCCCGACCCTGGGCCGCGAGGACGGCGCATCGTACGACCTGGAGTGGAGCAACGCCCTCGACCCGGCCATCAGCGGTGAGCCCGCCTGGGTCTCCGTCACCTCGTTCAACGAGTGGCACGAGGGCAGCTCCATCGAACCGGCCACCTCCACCCCGCCCCCGGGCCACGGGTACGAGACCTTCGAGGGGGCATACGGCACGCGTGGCGAGGCCTCCGAGACGGCCTACCTCGACCGGACCGCGTACTGGGCCGACCGGTTCGAGCAGCAGCTCCGGCAGCGCGGGTAG
- a CDS encoding organic hydroperoxide resistance protein gives MTIQKIDVAYTAVATAENGRDGRVSSDDGQLDVVVNPPKAMGGSGTGTNPEQLFAAGYSACFQGALGVVARQEKADVSGSTVTASVSLGKTEAGGFGLEVAISASIPNVDAATAQALIEKAHQVCPYSNATRGNIKVELSAA, from the coding sequence ATGACCATCCAGAAGATCGACGTCGCCTACACCGCCGTCGCCACCGCCGAGAACGGCCGCGACGGCCGGGTCTCCTCCGACGACGGTCAGCTCGACGTCGTCGTGAACCCGCCGAAGGCCATGGGCGGCAGCGGCACGGGCACCAACCCCGAGCAGCTCTTCGCGGCGGGCTACAGCGCCTGCTTCCAGGGTGCTCTGGGCGTCGTCGCCCGCCAGGAGAAGGCCGACGTCTCCGGCTCGACCGTGACCGCGTCGGTCTCCCTCGGCAAGACCGAGGCCGGCGGCTTCGGCCTGGAGGTCGCGATCAGCGCCTCCATACCGAACGTCGACGCCGCCACCGCGCAGGCGCTCATCGAGAAGGCCCACCAGGTCTGCCCGTACTCGAACGCCACCCGCGGCAACATCAAGGTCGAGCTCTCGGCCGCCTGA
- a CDS encoding Lrp/AsnC family transcriptional regulator gives MDRLDREILGILQEDARISYRDLGVRVGLSANAAGDRVRRMRRDGVIRGFTVIVDPAADTRSGLVVFIDVTLRLDTTNEEFERSVLMLPGITEVVHVTGGHDYLLRATAADPGALDSLLRRLKREAGVAHSNTRIALRAAPKH, from the coding sequence ATGGATCGGCTGGACAGAGAAATCCTCGGCATTCTCCAGGAGGACGCCCGGATCTCGTACCGGGATCTGGGCGTACGCGTGGGGCTCAGCGCCAACGCGGCGGGCGACCGGGTCCGCCGGATGCGCCGCGACGGGGTCATCCGGGGCTTCACCGTCATCGTCGACCCGGCCGCCGACACCCGTTCGGGCCTGGTCGTCTTCATCGATGTGACCTTGCGCCTCGACACGACGAACGAGGAGTTCGAACGGTCGGTGCTGATGCTGCCCGGGATCACGGAGGTGGTGCACGTGACCGGTGGCCACGACTACCTGCTGCGGGCCACGGCCGCGGACCCGGGGGCCCTGGACAGCCTGCTGCGCCGGCTGAAACGGGAGGCCGGTGTCGCCCACTCGAACACCCGGATCGCGCTGCGGGCGGCCCCGAAGCACTGA
- a CDS encoding GAF domain-containing protein, with protein sequence MLLEAVLSVGSDLDLGSTLQQIVETATALTEARRGALAVLEPDRDRIDALYTTGAAEAEPGFLRAPIVVQTEEFGHLYVAGKRPGPFTETDLGLLRVLAAQAGIAIANARLYGTARQRERWIAGAAAVTTALLTGTDAADALMTVAEQARVLADASAGVILQPTEEGGMEIVTASTPDDPAGIVGTVIEPGSPVLVQLLGGEPVFIDDSATDPRMTTGVRSRFGPSMMLPLQSGGRLIGTLALPRRRGERPYTEVDRLLATQFASQAALALVLADAQADREQLAVYEDRDRIARDLHDLVVQRLFATEMMLESTRRRAASEEPAGPVEDGSGGGTGAGDAREARAGGGGEGGAGDGEGTGAGAGAEPEARNSGKSGAGDSGEAEVRDGGEAGAGAGGEPEARNGGKSGAGDGGEAGGETEAGVLLGRAVDELDSTIQEVRTAIFALQQPPAAAPSTFRGRVLRETGGAAALLGFPPSVQFTGAVDALVDEVTGRELLAALRGALAAAHRRPGVSAIEVEVDATVRLPDGRAGVRLVVADDGRGEDDGRPTTVTWQAPV encoded by the coding sequence ATGCTTCTGGAAGCCGTCCTCAGCGTGGGCAGTGATCTGGATCTGGGCTCCACCCTCCAGCAGATCGTGGAGACCGCCACCGCGCTCACCGAAGCACGCCGCGGTGCGCTCGCGGTGCTGGAACCCGACCGGGACCGGATCGACGCCCTCTACACCACCGGAGCGGCGGAGGCCGAGCCGGGTTTCCTCCGGGCGCCGATCGTGGTGCAGACCGAGGAGTTCGGCCACCTGTACGTCGCCGGGAAGCGGCCGGGGCCGTTCACGGAGACGGACCTGGGTCTGCTGCGGGTCCTGGCCGCCCAGGCGGGTATCGCGATCGCCAACGCCCGGCTGTACGGGACGGCCCGGCAGCGCGAGCGCTGGATCGCGGGCGCGGCGGCCGTCACGACGGCCCTGCTGACCGGTACCGATGCGGCGGACGCCCTGATGACGGTGGCCGAGCAGGCCCGGGTGCTGGCCGATGCGTCGGCCGGGGTGATCCTCCAGCCGACGGAGGAGGGCGGGATGGAGATCGTCACCGCCTCGACACCGGACGACCCGGCAGGCATCGTCGGCACGGTGATCGAGCCCGGTTCGCCGGTGCTCGTGCAGTTGCTCGGCGGCGAACCGGTCTTCATCGACGATTCGGCCACCGATCCCCGGATGACGACCGGCGTACGCTCCCGCTTCGGGCCCAGCATGATGCTGCCGTTGCAGAGCGGCGGGCGGCTCATCGGAACCCTCGCGCTGCCGCGGCGGCGCGGCGAGCGCCCCTACACGGAGGTGGACCGGCTGCTGGCGACCCAGTTCGCCTCGCAGGCGGCCCTCGCCCTGGTGCTGGCGGACGCGCAGGCCGACCGGGAGCAGCTCGCGGTGTACGAGGACCGTGACCGGATCGCCCGTGACCTGCACGATCTGGTGGTCCAGCGGCTCTTCGCCACCGAGATGATGCTGGAGTCGACCCGGCGGCGAGCGGCGTCGGAGGAGCCCGCGGGCCCCGTGGAGGACGGCAGCGGCGGAGGGACGGGCGCCGGGGACGCCAGGGAGGCGCGGGCCGGAGGCGGCGGAGAGGGCGGTGCCGGAGACGGCGAAGGGACGGGTGCCGGGGCGGGCGCAGAGCCCGAGGCCCGGAACAGCGGAAAGAGCGGCGCAGGGGACAGCGGAGAGGCAGAGGTCCGGGACGGCGGAGAGGCGGGCGCCGGGGCGGGCGGAGAGCCGGAGGCCCGGAATGGCGGAAAGAGCGGTGCAGGAGACGGCGGTGAGGCGGGCGGGGAGACCGAGGCCGGTGTGCTGCTGGGGCGGGCCGTGGACGAGCTGGACTCCACCATCCAGGAGGTCCGCACCGCCATCTTCGCCCTCCAGCAGCCGCCCGCCGCGGCCCCGAGCACCTTCCGGGGACGGGTGCTGCGGGAGACCGGGGGCGCGGCGGCCCTGCTGGGCTTTCCGCCGTCGGTGCAGTTCACCGGGGCCGTGGACGCGCTGGTGGACGAGGTGACGGGCCGGGAGCTGCTGGCCGCCCTGCGCGGGGCGCTGGCCGCCGCGCACCGCAGGCCCGGGGTCTCGGCGATCGAGGTCGAGGTGGACGCCACGGTCCGGCTCCCGGACGGGCGGGCCGGGGTACGCCTGGTGGTCGCGGACGACGGGCGCGGCGAGGACGACGGCAGGCCGACGACGGTGACCTGGCAGGCCCCGGTCTGA
- a CDS encoding rod shape-determining protein, with product MTVSLEQLQRCHVAVDLGAARTRVYVKGLGLVVDEPSVAAVNTRTGSLIAVGALAEQMAGRTPEYIRVARPVSGGTVVDIEMAQRMLRHLLGDKLRRQLRRKPRLRAAACTPHEADPLAQRATVETLVGLGARRVELVDTLIAAAVGCGLPVEQPTATMIMACGAATTQIAVLSLGSIVTAVRIPVGGNAIDEAIIQHLRQHHELLLPSQSVRPLQLALHGNGLQLTGPALTEIHGRDVATGLARSVQVDTAAVRQAIHTPLTAVLDGVGKVLRDCPPDLVADLADRGIMMVGGSALLPGLDQMLRDATGMPVHIAERPDVCSVLGLGAMLDGKIQPMVLNPLAG from the coding sequence GTGACCGTCAGCCTTGAGCAGTTGCAGCGTTGCCATGTCGCCGTCGACCTGGGGGCCGCGAGGACCCGGGTGTACGTGAAGGGGCTCGGGCTCGTCGTCGACGAACCGAGCGTCGCCGCCGTCAACACCCGTACCGGCTCCCTCATCGCCGTCGGCGCGCTCGCCGAGCAGATGGCCGGCCGCACCCCGGAGTACATCCGGGTGGCCCGCCCGGTCTCCGGCGGGACCGTCGTCGACATCGAGATGGCCCAGCGGATGCTGCGTCATCTGCTGGGCGACAAGCTCCGCCGCCAGCTGCGCCGCAAGCCCCGGCTGCGTGCCGCCGCCTGCACCCCGCACGAGGCCGATCCACTGGCGCAGCGGGCGACGGTCGAGACCCTCGTCGGGCTCGGCGCCCGCCGCGTCGAGCTGGTCGACACCCTGATCGCGGCGGCCGTGGGCTGCGGGCTGCCGGTCGAGCAGCCGACCGCCACCATGATCATGGCGTGCGGGGCCGCCACCACCCAGATCGCGGTGCTCTCGCTCGGCTCGATCGTGACCGCCGTACGGATTCCGGTGGGCGGCAACGCGATCGACGAGGCGATCATCCAGCACCTGCGGCAGCACCACGAGCTGCTGCTGCCGAGCCAGTCCGTGCGCCCGCTGCAGCTGGCGCTGCACGGCAACGGCCTCCAGCTCACCGGCCCCGCCCTCACGGAGATCCACGGCCGCGACGTGGCGACGGGGCTGGCCCGCTCGGTCCAGGTCGACACCGCCGCCGTGCGGCAGGCCATCCACACCCCGCTCACCGCGGTGCTCGACGGCGTGGGCAAGGTCCTCCGCGACTGTCCGCCGGACCTGGTGGCCGACCTCGCGGACCGCGGGATCATGATGGTCGGCGGCAGCGCACTGCTGCCGGGCCTCGACCAGATGCTGCGGGACGCGACCGGGATGCCGGTGCACATCGCGGAGCGCCCCGACGTCTGCTCGGTGCTCGGCCTGGGCGCGATGCTGGACGGCAAGATCCAGCCGATGGTCCTCAACCCGCTGGCGGGGTGA
- a CDS encoding MarR family winged helix-turn-helix transcriptional regulator, whose protein sequence is MATRTDTLTLEVVELIGTVVARYHEEYDRAAAEHSLTGAQARVLGLLSLEPLPMRKIAVRLKCEPSNITGIVDRLETRGLVERRPDPADRRVKLAAATEEGRRTARELRDALDFAREPLAGLSEAERTVLRDLLRRMLGEDSP, encoded by the coding sequence ATGGCCACTCGTACAGACACCCTGACCCTTGAGGTCGTCGAGCTCATCGGCACCGTCGTGGCGCGCTACCACGAGGAGTACGACCGGGCCGCCGCCGAGCACTCCCTCACGGGCGCGCAGGCCCGGGTGCTCGGGCTGCTCTCGCTGGAGCCCCTGCCGATGCGGAAGATCGCCGTCAGGCTGAAGTGCGAGCCGTCGAACATCACCGGGATCGTCGACCGGCTGGAGACCCGGGGGCTGGTCGAGCGCAGGCCCGATCCGGCCGACCGCCGGGTGAAGCTGGCCGCCGCGACGGAGGAGGGCCGGCGTACGGCCCGGGAGCTGCGGGACGCGCTGGACTTCGCCCGGGAACCGCTGGCCGGACTCTCCGAGGCCGAGCGCACGGTCCTGCGGGACCTGCTGCGCCGGATGCTGGGCGAGGACAGCCCGTAG
- a CDS encoding PQQ-dependent sugar dehydrogenase, translating to MSPAPARWSRCATALAALLAATLAIPAAGPALAADPEARAPRIAADIPAADYQQVQLALGAAELGEAMSLAVLPDRSVLHTARDGTVRLTDAAGATRTAGKLDVYTHDEEGLQGIAVDPDFAANRYVYLYYSPLLDTPPGDAPTTGTAADFAPWKGHLNLSRFVLRADGTLDLGSEKVVLEVESDRGQCCHVGGDIDFDAAGNLYLTTGDDTNPFESSGYAPIDERTDRNPQFDAQRSSGNTNDLRGKLLRITPTADGGYTVPAGNLFAPGTANTRPEIYAMGFRNPFRMSVDQRTGAVYIGDYGPDAGTTDPNRGPSGQVEFNRVTRPGNFGWPYCTGTNTPTETYREYTFPSGPSGATYDCASGPANNSFRNTGLATLPPAQPAWIRYAGDAGSPPEFGGGSESPMAGPVYNFDPDLDSAVKFPASLDGRFFATEYGRKWIKPVEVGADGSPGAIDTFPWTGTQVMDSAFGPDGALYVLDYGTGADNQALYRIEYLAGSNRSPVARAAADRTSGATPLAVSFSSAGSADPEGGHLTYAWDFGDGATSTDPDPSHTYTTAGTYTPTLTVTDPEGLTGSASLVVTAGNTAPTVTLTTPADGGLFSFGDSVPFTVTVSDPEDGAVDCSQVKVTYLLGHDSHRHQITSKNGCSGTIDVPVDGEHDSAADIYGVFDAEYTDAGGLTTHSDAVLQPRHRQGEHFTAQQGIQLAPHGPAEGGAAVGYTDDGDWVSFKPYALADATSITARVASGGAGGTLEVRAGSPTGTLLSSLPVAPTGGWENYVDVTADVTDAPAGPTELFFVFTGPTGRGSLFDLDAFTFTTRGAQVNER from the coding sequence ATGTCACCCGCACCCGCACGGTGGTCCAGATGCGCCACCGCCCTCGCCGCCCTCCTCGCGGCCACGCTCGCCATTCCCGCCGCCGGCCCGGCCCTCGCCGCCGACCCCGAGGCGCGAGCCCCACGCATCGCGGCCGACATCCCCGCCGCCGACTACCAGCAGGTCCAACTCGCCCTCGGGGCGGCCGAGCTGGGCGAGGCCATGTCGCTCGCCGTGCTGCCCGACCGGTCCGTGCTGCACACCGCCCGCGACGGTACGGTCCGGCTGACCGACGCCGCCGGGGCCACGAGGACGGCGGGCAAGCTCGACGTCTACACCCACGACGAAGAGGGCCTCCAAGGCATCGCCGTCGACCCGGACTTCGCGGCCAACCGCTACGTCTACCTCTACTACTCCCCGCTCCTGGACACTCCGCCCGGCGACGCCCCCACCACCGGCACGGCCGCCGACTTCGCACCGTGGAAGGGGCACCTCAACCTCTCCCGCTTCGTCCTCAGGGCCGACGGCACGCTCGACCTCGGCAGCGAGAAGGTCGTCCTGGAGGTCGAGAGCGACCGGGGCCAGTGCTGTCACGTCGGCGGCGACATCGACTTCGACGCCGCCGGGAACCTGTACCTGACCACCGGGGACGACACCAACCCCTTCGAGTCGAGCGGCTACGCCCCCATCGACGAACGCACCGACCGCAACCCGCAGTTCGACGCCCAGCGGTCCTCCGGCAACACGAACGACCTGCGCGGCAAGCTGCTGCGGATCACGCCCACGGCGGACGGCGGCTACACCGTTCCGGCGGGCAACCTCTTCGCGCCCGGCACCGCGAACACCCGCCCCGAGATCTACGCGATGGGCTTCCGCAACCCGTTCCGGATGTCCGTCGACCAGAGGACCGGAGCCGTCTACATCGGCGACTACGGCCCCGACGCCGGAACCACCGACCCGAACCGGGGGCCCAGCGGCCAGGTCGAGTTCAACCGCGTCACCCGGCCCGGCAACTTCGGCTGGCCCTACTGCACGGGCACCAACACGCCCACGGAGACGTACCGCGAGTACACCTTCCCCAGCGGCCCCTCCGGTGCGACGTACGACTGCGCCTCCGGCCCCGCCAACAACTCCTTCCGCAACACCGGCCTCGCCACCCTGCCGCCCGCCCAGCCCGCCTGGATCCGGTACGCCGGTGACGCGGGCTCCCCGCCGGAGTTCGGCGGCGGCTCCGAATCCCCGATGGCCGGACCCGTGTACAACTTCGACCCGGACCTCGACTCCGCCGTGAAGTTCCCCGCCTCCCTCGACGGCCGCTTCTTCGCCACCGAGTACGGTCGCAAGTGGATCAAGCCGGTCGAGGTCGGGGCCGACGGATCGCCGGGCGCCATCGACACCTTCCCGTGGACCGGCACCCAGGTGATGGACTCCGCCTTCGGCCCCGACGGCGCGCTCTACGTCCTCGACTACGGAACCGGCGCCGACAACCAGGCCCTGTACCGCATCGAGTACCTCGCGGGCAGCAACCGCTCCCCGGTCGCCCGTGCCGCCGCCGACAGGACGTCCGGGGCCACCCCCCTCGCCGTCTCCTTCTCCTCTGCGGGCAGCGCCGACCCCGAGGGCGGACACCTCACCTACGCCTGGGACTTCGGTGACGGAGCCACCTCCACCGACCCGGACCCCAGCCACACCTACACCACCGCCGGGACCTACACCCCGACCCTGACCGTCACCGACCCCGAAGGGCTCACCGGCTCCGCCAGCCTCGTCGTGACGGCGGGCAACACCGCGCCCACGGTCACCCTGACCACCCCGGCGGACGGCGGCCTCTTCTCCTTCGGTGACTCCGTCCCCTTCACCGTGACCGTCAGCGACCCCGAGGACGGCGCGGTCGACTGCTCGCAGGTCAAGGTCACCTACCTCCTCGGCCACGACAGCCACCGCCACCAGATCACCTCGAAGAACGGCTGCTCCGGCACCATCGACGTCCCCGTCGACGGGGAGCACGACAGCGCCGCTGACATCTACGGGGTCTTCGACGCCGAGTACACCGACGCGGGCGGGCTCACCACGCACAGCGACGCGGTCCTCCAGCCCCGCCACCGCCAGGGCGAGCACTTCACCGCGCAGCAGGGCATCCAGCTCGCCCCGCACGGACCGGCCGAGGGCGGCGCGGCGGTCGGCTACACGGATGACGGCGACTGGGTCTCCTTCAAGCCCTACGCACTGGCCGACGCCACCTCCATCACGGCCCGCGTCGCGTCCGGCGGCGCGGGCGGCACCCTGGAGGTACGGGCAGGGTCCCCGACGGGCACCCTGCTCTCCTCCCTGCCCGTCGCCCCGACCGGCGGCTGGGAGAACTACGTGGACGTCACGGCGGACGTGACCGACGCCCCCGCCGGACCGACCGAGCTGTTCTTCGTCTTCACGGGCCCGACGGGCCGGGGCAGCCTCTTCGACCTGGACGCCTTCACCTTCACCACCCGGGGAGCGCAGGTGAACGAGCGATGA